Proteins found in one Poecilia reticulata strain Guanapo linkage group LG6, Guppy_female_1.0+MT, whole genome shotgun sequence genomic segment:
- the LOC103466790 gene encoding iroquois-class homeodomain protein IRX-5-like, whose amino-acid sequence MAYPQGFLFQPSVSLALPFSSGIILGQRTEGSAFAPYSSSATSSPGFSSHSPYGGEPRAAATISSFMNPGYDPSSGVSGSLDYHAFGPLGAYPYGDPTYRKNATRDATATLKAWLNEHRKNPYPTKGEKIMLAIITKMTLTQVSTWFANARRRLKKENKMTWTPRNRSEDEEEEDAIDLERTEEDDEPLKLTEEETELRSDSGIHHPSASDSSRLAFREDPGTDRAPLDQRLPHVAAAPHTGPLEALRASGSERTSSPSSLDSCGATQGPNPAPKPKLWSLAEIATSVDKNTGSSDSPQSRGRSSLSHGPALPRHLYYASPFIPGYSSFRPLGPLQGGPCSHINGLQQKMLQRADAAARDCRLRRQSQTELQELKRGMTNV is encoded by the exons ATGGCCTATCCTCAGGGGTTCCTCTTCCAGCCCTCCGTGTCCCTGGCTCTGCCCTTCAGCTCCGGGATCATCCTGGGTCAGAGGACCGAGGGCTCAGCCTTTGCTCCGTACTCCTCATCCGCGACCTCCTCCCCCGGATTCAGCTCCCACTCGCCGTACGGAGGAGAGCCGCGGGCCGCCGCCACCATCAGCTCCTTCATG aacCCGGGCTACGATCCATCCTCCGGCGTCTCCGGATCCTTGGACTACCATGCCTTCGGGCCCCTGGGGGCCTACCCGTACGGAGACCCGACCTACAGGAAGAACGCCACGCGGGACGCCACGGCCACGCTCAAGGCCTGGCTGAACGAGCATCGAAAGAACCCGTACCCCACCAAGGGGGAGAAGATCATGCTGGCCATCATCACCAAGATGACGCTGACGCAGGTCTCCACCTGGTTCGCCAACGCTCGGCGGCGGCTGAAGAAGGAGAACAAGATGACGTGGACGCCACGGAACCGGAgcgaggacgaggaggaggaggacgccATCGACCTGGAGCGCACCGAGGAAGACGACGAGCCACTGAAGCTGACCGAGGAGGAGACGGAGCTGCGGAGCGACAGCG GCATCCATCACCCCTCCGCCTCAGATTCCAGCCGGTTGGCATTCCGGGAGGACCCTGGCACCGACCGGGCCCCTTTGGACCAGAGGTTGCCCCATGTTGCGGCCGCTCCTCACACCGGGCCCCTGGAGGCCCTCAGAGCCTCTGGATCCGAGCGTACGTCATCACCGAGCTCCTTGGATTCTTGCGGCGCCACCCAGGGGCCGAACCCGGCCCCGAAGCCCAAACTGTGGTCCCTGGCTGAAATCGCAACGTCTGtggacaaaaacacaggaagtaGCGACTCGCCGCAGAGCAGGGGGCGGAGCTCTCTGAGCCACGGCCCCGCCCTGCCGAGGCACCTGTACTACGCCTCCCCGTTCATCCCTGGATACTCCAGCTTCAGGCCGCTGGGGCCCCTGCAGGGAGGCCCCTGCTCACACATTAACGGATTACAGCAGAAGATGCTGCAGCGGGCCGATGCCGCAGCCAGGGACTGCCGACTGCGCAGACAGAGCCAGACAGAGCTGCAGGAGCTAAAGAGAGGCATGACGAACGTGTAG